One stretch of Ornithinimicrobium ciconiae DNA includes these proteins:
- the thrC gene encoding threonine synthase has translation MAHQWRGVIAEYADRLPASITGTVVTLREGGTPLIPAEHLSERVGAQVHLKYEGLNPTGSFKDRGMTAAISEAAGRGAKAVICASTGNTSASAAAYAAKAGMTCGVLVPDGKIAMGKLSQAIAHGATLLQVDGNFDDCLTLARKLAEAYPVELVNSVNPARIEGQKTAAFEVVDALGDAPDIHCLPVGNAGNITAYWKGYGEYAADGSASHRPTMWGFQAAGAAPIVLGHPIDEPETIATAIRIGNPASWEQAEAARDESGGIIDKVSDEEILVAHRLLSAREGVFVEPASAASVAGLLKMAQAGLVPLDSTVVCTVTGHGLKDPQWALRTLDGSEIEPSRVSVDAVTAARALGLDD, from the coding sequence ATGGCACACCAGTGGCGCGGCGTCATCGCCGAGTATGCCGACCGACTGCCCGCGTCGATCACGGGCACCGTCGTCACGCTGCGCGAGGGCGGGACGCCCCTGATCCCGGCCGAGCACCTCTCGGAGCGGGTGGGCGCGCAGGTGCACCTGAAGTATGAGGGGCTCAATCCCACCGGCTCGTTCAAGGACCGCGGGATGACGGCCGCGATCTCCGAGGCGGCCGGGCGCGGCGCCAAGGCTGTGATCTGCGCGAGCACCGGCAACACGAGCGCGTCGGCGGCGGCCTACGCCGCCAAGGCCGGTATGACGTGCGGCGTGCTGGTCCCCGACGGCAAGATCGCGATGGGCAAGCTCTCGCAGGCGATCGCGCACGGTGCGACGCTGCTGCAGGTGGACGGCAACTTCGACGACTGCCTGACCCTGGCGCGCAAGCTGGCCGAGGCCTATCCGGTCGAGCTGGTCAACTCGGTCAACCCGGCGCGCATCGAGGGGCAGAAGACGGCCGCCTTCGAGGTGGTGGACGCACTCGGCGACGCCCCCGACATCCACTGCCTCCCGGTGGGCAATGCCGGCAACATCACCGCCTACTGGAAGGGCTATGGCGAGTATGCCGCCGACGGCTCGGCCTCCCACCGCCCGACGATGTGGGGCTTCCAGGCCGCCGGTGCCGCCCCGATCGTGCTGGGCCACCCGATCGACGAGCCGGAGACCATCGCGACGGCGATCCGGATCGGCAACCCGGCCAGCTGGGAGCAGGCCGAGGCCGCCCGCGATGAGTCCGGCGGCATCATCGACAAGGTCAGTGACGAGGAGATCCTGGTCGCGCACCGGCTGCTGTCCGCGCGGGAGGGCGTCTTTGTCGAGCCGGCCTCGGCTGCCTCGGTCGCGGGACTGCTGAAGATGGCCCAGGCCGGTCTGGTCCCGCTCGACTCGACCGTCGTGTGCACCGTCACCGGGCACGGGCTGAAGGACCCGCAGTGGGCGCTGCGCACGCTCGACGGCTCCGAGATCGAGCCGTCCCGTGTGTCGGTCGACGCGGTCACCGCAGCCCGAGCGCTGGGTCTCGACGACTGA
- a CDS encoding helix-turn-helix domain-containing protein encodes MTVRFRNVDVPAEVRDWPYEAITTAIERGTIGDWAVLTREIGQDPWGPVARQVEDYLEYAEEPGVVGLFRRRITAARAAAEEAERAQVAEQVRELVRASGLTLEQFARAIGTSRPRLSTYRTGKVTPSAALLVRMARVSAGL; translated from the coding sequence GTGACCGTGCGATTCCGCAACGTCGACGTGCCCGCTGAGGTGCGCGACTGGCCCTACGAGGCCATCACGACGGCGATCGAGCGAGGGACCATCGGGGACTGGGCCGTGCTGACCCGCGAGATCGGCCAAGACCCGTGGGGGCCCGTGGCGCGCCAGGTCGAGGACTATCTGGAGTATGCCGAAGAGCCGGGTGTCGTCGGCCTCTTCCGGAGGCGGATCACCGCAGCACGCGCGGCAGCAGAGGAGGCTGAGCGCGCACAGGTCGCCGAGCAGGTGCGCGAGCTGGTGCGTGCCTCCGGCCTGACACTGGAGCAGTTCGCCCGGGCGATCGGCACGTCGCGGCCGCGGCTGTCGACCTATCGCACCGGCAAGGTCACCCCGTCGGCAGCGCTGCTCGTGCGCATGGCGCGCGTGTCGGCGGGTCTATGA
- a CDS encoding DUF4352 domain-containing protein, with product MRASLLAVAATSVLVLSACGSQAPEVVTPDARAEAATDGETSDSTATVEVEEVSDEETTGAEAEGDAPEDEPEDEEAPEEVSGELGLGDTAQVGDYKVAVTEVLLDANDVVQQANEFNDDPEGQYVLVSMEVTYTGDDEGNPWLDLNVELAGSDARIYDSSSCWAVTPNSLMDVPTLTTGGTADFDVCFDVPVEALEDPRVRVEESFSFSDTRVIWDPSREGTQTEDPEDDTPPPAAGGADALPLGTEAEVGDYTVAVSDVLLDANDVVQQANEFNDDPEGQYVLVSMEVTYTGDDEGDPWLDLNVELAGSDARIYDSSSCWGVTPNSVMDVPTLTTGGTADFDVCFDVPVEALDAPRIRVDDFLSFNSDSRTVWESQK from the coding sequence ATGCGCGCTTCGCTCCTCGCAGTCGCCGCCACTTCCGTCCTCGTGCTCTCGGCCTGTGGGTCGCAGGCCCCGGAGGTGGTGACTCCCGACGCCCGGGCCGAGGCAGCCACCGACGGGGAGACATCGGATTCCACGGCGACGGTCGAGGTGGAGGAGGTCTCTGACGAGGAGACGACCGGTGCCGAGGCTGAGGGCGACGCCCCAGAAGACGAGCCGGAGGACGAGGAGGCTCCAGAGGAGGTCTCGGGTGAGCTGGGCCTGGGGGACACTGCGCAGGTCGGTGACTACAAGGTCGCCGTGACGGAGGTGCTGCTCGATGCCAACGATGTTGTGCAGCAGGCCAACGAGTTCAACGACGACCCGGAGGGGCAGTACGTGCTGGTCTCCATGGAGGTCACCTACACCGGTGACGATGAGGGCAATCCTTGGCTCGACCTGAACGTCGAGCTCGCCGGCTCAGACGCCCGGATCTATGACTCGAGCAGCTGCTGGGCCGTCACCCCCAACTCCCTGATGGATGTCCCCACGCTCACCACCGGCGGCACGGCCGACTTCGACGTCTGCTTCGACGTGCCGGTGGAGGCACTCGAGGACCCCCGGGTCCGGGTCGAGGAGTCCTTCTCGTTCTCCGACACCCGGGTGATCTGGGACCCGTCCCGGGAGGGCACGCAGACGGAGGACCCTGAGGACGACACACCGCCCCCGGCCGCGGGAGGCGCTGATGCCCTTCCCCTCGGCACGGAGGCAGAGGTCGGTGACTACACGGTCGCGGTGAGCGACGTGCTGCTCGACGCCAACGATGTGGTGCAGCAGGCCAATGAGTTCAACGACGACCCGGAGGGGCAGTACGTGCTGGTCTCCATGGAGGTCACCTACACCGGTGACGACGAGGGTGACCCCTGGCTCGACCTGAACGTCGAGCTCGCCGGCTCAGACGCCCGGATCTATGACTCGAGCAGCTGCTGGGGCGTCACCCCCAACTCCGTGATGGATGTCCCCACGCTCACCACCGGCGGCACGGCCGACTTCGACGTCTGCTTCGATGTGCCGGTGGAGGCACTCGATGCTCCCCGGATCCGCGTGGATGACTTCCTCTCCTTCAACAGCGACAGTCGCACCGTCTGGGAGTCGCAGAAGTAG
- a CDS encoding ABC transporter permease, whose amino-acid sequence MTALDAAPTRGRSGARSIGPVTGTGTLVRFHLRRDRIKLPAWVGGLGLFVIYIGSALPQIAPTEDDLVTIVPLFNQPVGRMFTSPAFGMDAPTYDRFFAAGYAPYLYVLAALMSIMLVTRHTRAEEQTGRSELVRANVTGRYAELAAALIAALIANALAAVVVAGLAIAVGIAPTGSVLVGLGTGLTGLAFAGVAAVTVQLSEYSRAAAGMAGAVLGASFVLRALGDMAAVGGTALSWVSPLGWPAQTAPFVHDRWAPLLLSLALTAVAVAAAFVLQGRRDFGASLMATRPGPAEATRSLGTPLGLAARLQRGGFLGWGVGIVLLGVVDGAFTQALVDAGEDMPPVLREVFGTEGLVDGYVAFLGIFVAVMVAAYTVFAMQTYLAEEGRGRLDLVLATPVSRAVSLATHAVAVAVGAVIISLVTGLLTGVAAAAVTGDGTLVGAILASHAGHLPGILLVLGVCVALCGWAPRLVAPVGWALVALVFVAQLFGELLNLPAWFVGLSPFTHLAEIPLEPFAPVAFLVITVIAVAFAVVGLAGIRSRQINVSR is encoded by the coding sequence ATGACGGCGCTGGATGCCGCACCCACGCGGGGACGGAGCGGCGCGCGCTCCATCGGTCCTGTGACGGGGACCGGCACACTGGTCCGGTTCCACCTGCGACGGGACCGGATCAAGCTCCCGGCCTGGGTGGGTGGGCTCGGGCTGTTCGTGATCTACATCGGCAGCGCCTTGCCCCAGATCGCGCCGACCGAGGACGACCTGGTCACCATCGTGCCGCTGTTCAACCAACCGGTGGGCCGGATGTTCACCAGCCCCGCCTTCGGGATGGACGCGCCCACCTACGACCGCTTCTTCGCGGCCGGTTATGCGCCCTACCTCTACGTCCTGGCGGCGCTGATGAGCATCATGCTGGTCACCCGACACACCCGGGCGGAGGAGCAGACCGGTCGCTCCGAGCTGGTCCGGGCCAATGTCACCGGACGGTATGCCGAGCTGGCCGCCGCCCTGATCGCCGCCCTGATCGCCAACGCCCTGGCCGCCGTCGTGGTGGCCGGACTGGCGATAGCCGTCGGCATCGCCCCCACCGGGTCGGTGCTGGTCGGGCTGGGCACCGGACTGACCGGGCTGGCCTTCGCCGGCGTCGCCGCGGTGACCGTGCAGCTCAGCGAGTACTCCCGAGCGGCCGCCGGGATGGCCGGCGCGGTGCTGGGCGCCAGTTTCGTGCTGCGGGCACTGGGCGACATGGCGGCGGTCGGCGGGACCGCCCTGTCCTGGGTGTCTCCGCTGGGCTGGCCAGCGCAGACCGCGCCCTTCGTGCACGACCGGTGGGCGCCGCTCCTGCTGTCCCTCGCACTGACGGCAGTGGCGGTGGCAGCGGCCTTCGTGCTGCAGGGGCGGCGCGACTTCGGCGCCAGCCTGATGGCCACCCGTCCGGGTCCGGCCGAGGCCACCCGGTCCCTGGGCACCCCGCTCGGACTCGCCGCCCGGCTGCAACGTGGCGGGTTCCTGGGCTGGGGCGTGGGGATCGTCCTGCTCGGCGTCGTGGACGGGGCGTTCACCCAGGCGCTGGTCGATGCCGGCGAGGACATGCCACCGGTCTTGCGGGAGGTGTTCGGGACCGAGGGCCTGGTCGACGGCTACGTCGCCTTCCTCGGGATCTTCGTCGCCGTGATGGTCGCCGCCTACACGGTCTTCGCGATGCAGACCTACCTGGCCGAGGAGGGGCGGGGCCGCCTCGACCTGGTGCTTGCCACCCCGGTGAGCCGGGCTGTCAGTCTGGCCACGCACGCCGTGGCCGTGGCGGTCGGGGCGGTCATCATCTCCCTGGTCACCGGGCTCCTCACCGGCGTCGCGGCCGCCGCAGTCACCGGCGACGGGACCCTCGTGGGTGCCATCCTGGCCTCGCACGCGGGTCACCTCCCGGGGATCCTGCTCGTGCTCGGCGTCTGTGTCGCCCTGTGTGGCTGGGCCCCCCGCCTCGTGGCGCCGGTGGGCTGGGCTCTGGTCGCGCTGGTCTTCGTGGCGCAGTTGTTCGGCGAGCTGCTGAACCTGCCCGCCTGGTTCGTGGGTCTCTCACCGTTCACCCACTTGGCGGAGATCCCCCTCGAGCCCTTTGCCCCAGTGGCCTTCCTGGTGATCACGGTCATCGCGGTGGCCTTCGCCGTGGTCGGGCTGGCCGGCATCCGGTCGCGGCAGATCAACGTCTCCCGCTGA
- a CDS encoding DUF2330 domain-containing protein, translating into MGTRTSTWWARAAAAGVAAAAITLSAPSAMACACGGMVSPDGGNGTSVDREVVVLHHDGDRQTIHLQLGARGNATEAGLLLPTPNPAEVELGEEEMFDDLAEISQPRVEERRHLIGDDLDSAAGGAEPPGSVEGSRVQVLSVTDLGPLEATVLTADDPGALTDWLDEHGYVMKDALAEVIEPYIDERWAFVAVKLTLEGKTLNGDLPPLTVSFDSDEFVYPMRMSSAAAWPQDTRTYVVAEHKVERTDDTAANGTSARLIFAGEPDPTHVDSPALQALLERAPYVTAIDQYFGNPEASIVSDFRFASAADNEPFQRVTYVDTYLMSPQQATLGGGGLVVLLGGLVVLIVLRRRSATN; encoded by the coding sequence ATGGGGACACGAACGAGCACCTGGTGGGCACGGGCGGCAGCAGCGGGGGTGGCGGCTGCCGCGATCACGCTGTCGGCGCCGTCGGCGATGGCCTGCGCGTGCGGGGGCATGGTCTCCCCCGACGGCGGGAACGGAACGTCGGTCGACCGCGAGGTTGTGGTGCTGCACCACGACGGTGACCGGCAGACCATCCACCTGCAGCTCGGCGCACGGGGGAACGCCACCGAGGCTGGACTGCTGCTGCCGACGCCGAACCCGGCCGAGGTCGAGCTGGGCGAGGAGGAGATGTTCGACGACCTCGCCGAGATCAGCCAGCCCCGCGTCGAGGAGCGCCGCCACCTCATCGGGGACGACCTCGACAGTGCGGCCGGCGGTGCCGAGCCCCCGGGCAGCGTCGAGGGCAGCCGGGTGCAGGTCCTCAGCGTCACCGACCTGGGCCCGCTGGAGGCCACCGTCCTCACGGCTGATGACCCCGGGGCCCTCACCGACTGGCTCGACGAGCACGGTTATGTCATGAAGGACGCCCTCGCCGAGGTGATCGAGCCCTACATCGACGAGCGCTGGGCTTTCGTTGCCGTGAAACTGACTCTGGAGGGCAAGACCCTCAACGGCGACCTGCCGCCGCTGACCGTGAGCTTCGACAGCGACGAGTTCGTCTATCCGATGCGGATGTCGTCGGCCGCCGCGTGGCCACAGGACACCAGGACCTACGTCGTGGCCGAGCACAAGGTGGAGCGGACCGACGACACGGCCGCGAACGGCACCTCGGCCCGGCTCATCTTCGCCGGCGAGCCCGACCCAACCCACGTCGACTCCCCCGCCCTGCAGGCGCTGCTGGAGCGGGCGCCCTACGTCACCGCCATCGACCAGTACTTCGGCAACCCCGAGGCCAGCATCGTCTCCGACTTCCGCTTCGCCTCGGCCGCCGACAACGAGCCTTTCCAGCGGGTCACCTACGTCGACACCTACCTGATGTCCCCGCAGCAGGCCACGCTCGGCGGCGGCGGGCTGGTCGTCCTGCTCGGCGGGCTCGTGGTGCTGATCGTCCTCCGCCGCCGGTCCGCGACCAACTGA
- a CDS encoding ABC transporter ATP-binding protein, which produces MSETSVISIQGLVKTFGSTRALDGLDLQVEQGEVHGFLGPNGAGKSTAIRVLLGLLRGDGGSVRLFDGDPWEDAVRLHRRLAYVPGDVELWPNLTGGEAIDLLARLRGSADRGRRDELCERFDLDPTKKARTYSKGNRQKVALISALTSDVDLLLLDEPTAGLDPLMEVVFQQTIREAKAAGRTVLLSSHILAQVEVLADRISIIRQGKIVETGSLAGLRHMTRTTVVVDTDHPADALARLDGVHELTVREDGQVSFQVDGDRVSELVRAMAPLGVRALVAHPPTLEQLLMRHYGDELEAASPEKAGVS; this is translated from the coding sequence GTGAGCGAGACATCGGTGATCTCCATCCAGGGCCTCGTCAAGACGTTCGGCAGCACGCGAGCGCTTGACGGACTGGACCTGCAGGTGGAGCAGGGCGAGGTGCACGGCTTCCTCGGGCCCAACGGCGCGGGCAAGTCGACCGCCATACGGGTCCTGCTGGGCCTGCTGCGCGGTGACGGCGGATCGGTCCGGCTCTTTGACGGCGACCCGTGGGAGGACGCGGTGCGACTGCACCGCCGACTGGCCTACGTGCCCGGTGACGTCGAGCTGTGGCCCAACCTGACCGGCGGCGAGGCGATCGACCTGCTGGCCCGGTTGCGGGGCAGTGCGGACCGCGGTCGTCGCGACGAGCTGTGTGAGCGCTTCGACCTGGACCCGACCAAGAAGGCCCGCACCTACTCCAAGGGCAACCGACAGAAGGTCGCACTGATCTCCGCGCTGACCTCTGACGTCGACCTGCTGCTGCTCGATGAGCCCACCGCGGGTCTCGACCCGCTCATGGAGGTCGTCTTCCAACAGACCATCCGCGAGGCCAAGGCCGCCGGGCGCACCGTGCTGCTGTCCAGCCACATCCTGGCGCAGGTCGAGGTGCTCGCCGACCGGATCTCGATCATCCGCCAGGGCAAGATCGTGGAGACCGGCTCCCTGGCAGGCCTGCGGCACATGACCCGCACGACGGTGGTCGTCGACACGGACCACCCCGCCGACGCGCTGGCTCGCCTCGACGGCGTGCACGAGCTGACGGTGCGCGAGGACGGTCAGGTCAGCTTCCAGGTCGACGGCGACCGCGTCAGCGAGCTGGTCCGGGCGATGGCACCGCTGGGCGTCCGGGCCCTGGTCGCGCATCCGCCCACCCTCGAGCAGCTCCTCATGCGACACTACGGCGACGAGCTGGAGGCGGCGTCGCCAGAGAAGGCCGGTGTGTCATGA
- a CDS encoding N(5)-(carboxyethyl)ornithine synthase — protein sequence MAKSAEPSPLLTLGVMAHSRKENEHRLPIHPEHVHQIPAELAAQIFVEEGYGLPFGVSDETLAGALGGVRTRAELIAECDVILLPKVQAEDLAELRDGQIVWGWPHCVQDQVLTQEAIDRRLTLIAFEAMNHWARDGSFLLHVFHLNNELAGYSSVLHALALAGTTGTYGRKLRAVVIGFGATARGAVTALSAQGIDDVRVLTARKVAAVASPIHSVQIVHLDHDDDDPTQTRVVTNEGRIPLSTYLADNDIVVNCVLQDTAAPWTFLHEQDLGAFRPGSLIVDVSCDEGMGFSWARPTSFEDPTFVVGDNITYYAVDHTPSYLWQSATWVNSEALLPHLRTVLSGPQGWAAETTIDRAIEIQDGVIRNPDILAFQGREAAYPHTVRPRT from the coding sequence ATGGCAAAAAGCGCTGAGCCCAGCCCGCTGCTCACCCTCGGAGTGATGGCTCACTCCCGCAAGGAGAACGAGCACCGTCTCCCGATCCACCCCGAGCACGTCCACCAGATCCCCGCGGAGCTGGCGGCCCAGATCTTTGTCGAGGAGGGCTACGGCCTGCCGTTCGGTGTCTCGGACGAGACGCTGGCCGGCGCTCTCGGCGGGGTCCGCACCCGCGCCGAGCTCATCGCCGAGTGCGACGTGATCCTGTTGCCCAAGGTGCAGGCCGAGGACCTCGCGGAGCTGCGCGACGGGCAGATCGTCTGGGGGTGGCCGCACTGTGTCCAGGACCAGGTGCTGACCCAGGAGGCGATCGACCGTCGGTTGACGCTCATCGCGTTCGAGGCGATGAACCACTGGGCTCGCGACGGCAGTTTCCTGCTCCACGTGTTCCACCTCAACAACGAGCTGGCCGGTTATAGCTCGGTGCTGCATGCTCTCGCCCTGGCGGGCACGACGGGCACCTACGGTCGCAAGTTGCGTGCGGTCGTGATCGGGTTTGGTGCGACGGCCCGTGGTGCGGTGACAGCCCTGAGCGCGCAGGGGATCGACGACGTCCGGGTGCTCACGGCCCGCAAGGTCGCCGCCGTCGCGTCACCAATCCACTCGGTGCAGATCGTGCACCTCGACCACGATGACGACGACCCGACGCAGACGCGGGTCGTGACGAACGAGGGCCGGATCCCGCTGTCGACCTATCTGGCCGACAACGACATCGTCGTCAACTGTGTCCTGCAGGACACGGCCGCGCCGTGGACGTTCCTGCACGAGCAGGACCTCGGCGCGTTCCGGCCGGGCAGCCTTATCGTCGACGTCTCGTGCGATGAGGGCATGGGGTTCAGCTGGGCCCGGCCGACCTCGTTCGAGGACCCGACGTTCGTCGTGGGCGACAACATCACCTACTACGCCGTCGACCACACACCGTCCTATCTCTGGCAGTCGGCAACGTGGGTCAACAGCGAGGCGCTGCTGCCGCACCTGCGCACCGTGCTGTCTGGGCCGCAGGGGTGGGCAGCCGAGACGACGATCGACCGGGCCATCGAGATCCAGGACGGCGTGATCCGCAACCCCGACATCCTCGCGTTCCAGGGCCGCGAAGCGGCCTACCCGCACACGGTCAGACCGCGCACCTAG
- a CDS encoding NAD(P)-dependent alcohol dehydrogenase: MRAAVYDEYGLPDVVRVEELPEPEPGEGQVVVEVAATSINLSDWECLRGRPLYARIGGLRTPAQRTLGSDIAGRVAAVGLGVTGFAVGDEVYGDNLALKGGFAEFAVAPASALAHKPEALSFVQASALPQAAAIATQGTTRVQSGQRVLINGAGGGSGSFAIQLAKQAGAHVTGVDNARKLDFMRSLGADEAVDYEQEDFSRLPSFDHVLDLVAHRSVFAYRRALAPRGRYRCVGGSVPTLLRVLTVGALVGALSGRSIGVLEVKEGPEHFQPLAEQCAAGAVQIHIDRTFGLDDIAAALTHVGAGRALGKVVVCPR; the protein is encoded by the coding sequence ATGAGAGCCGCTGTGTATGACGAGTACGGGCTTCCGGACGTCGTGCGGGTCGAGGAGCTGCCCGAGCCGGAACCGGGGGAGGGGCAGGTCGTCGTGGAGGTGGCCGCCACCTCGATCAACCTGTCCGACTGGGAGTGCCTGCGCGGTCGGCCCCTCTATGCGCGGATCGGTGGGCTGCGCACTCCAGCGCAGCGGACGCTCGGCTCGGACATCGCCGGACGGGTGGCGGCGGTCGGTCTAGGCGTCACCGGGTTCGCCGTGGGCGACGAGGTCTATGGCGACAATCTGGCGCTCAAGGGCGGTTTCGCCGAGTTCGCCGTGGCGCCGGCGTCAGCCCTGGCCCACAAGCCCGAGGCGTTGAGCTTTGTCCAGGCCTCCGCGCTCCCTCAGGCGGCGGCGATCGCCACCCAGGGCACCACGCGTGTTCAGTCCGGACAGCGAGTGCTCATCAACGGCGCAGGTGGTGGCAGCGGGTCGTTCGCCATCCAACTCGCCAAACAGGCCGGGGCACACGTGACCGGTGTCGACAACGCCCGCAAACTGGACTTCATGCGCTCCCTCGGCGCCGACGAGGCGGTCGACTACGAGCAGGAGGACTTCAGCAGGCTCCCGTCCTTCGACCACGTGCTGGACCTCGTGGCGCACCGCTCGGTCTTCGCCTACCGGCGGGCGTTGGCCCCGCGAGGTCGCTATCGCTGCGTGGGCGGCTCGGTCCCCACGCTGCTGCGCGTGCTCACCGTCGGTGCCCTGGTCGGCGCCCTGTCCGGACGCAGCATCGGTGTGCTCGAAGTGAAGGAGGGGCCAGAGCACTTCCAGCCGCTCGCCGAGCAGTGTGCCGCTGGCGCGGTGCAGATCCACATCGACCGCACCTTCGGTCTCGACGACATCGCCGCAGCACTCACCCACGTCGGTGCGGGGCGCGCACTCGGCAAGGTCGTCGTCTGCCCCCGGTGA
- a CDS encoding homoserine kinase, with product MLEAGDRVAVSVPASSANLGPGFDAVGLGLELRDAYAVRVTSTPGLVVRLEGEGADELPTDETHLVARALRTALEVCGVDWLEGLGEQRLGLELECRNTIPMSAGLGSSAAALVGGLGLGFALVRGGLLTEDDLLLVNTHAGIAEGHPDNSSASVYGGMTVSWMPSPTTVRTAQLCVHEGIEPLALLPASTRLSTSTARGVLPPVVSRADAIGQAAKAALLTHAMTTDPSLLLDATEDRLHQEQRRGVYPESMGVVDELRSLGHAAVISGAGPAVLVLARAEVADAVVTEVRSWGRTWRVLRPGVAAEGVRVER from the coding sequence ATGCTGGAGGCGGGAGACCGGGTCGCGGTCAGCGTCCCGGCGAGCTCAGCAAATCTCGGACCAGGCTTCGACGCCGTCGGCCTGGGGCTGGAGCTGCGCGATGCGTATGCCGTGCGCGTCACCTCCACTCCCGGTCTGGTCGTCCGGCTGGAGGGGGAGGGTGCCGACGAGCTGCCCACCGATGAGACCCATCTGGTCGCGCGGGCGCTGCGCACGGCGCTGGAGGTCTGCGGAGTCGACTGGCTTGAGGGCTTGGGCGAGCAGCGGCTGGGGTTGGAGCTGGAGTGCCGCAACACGATCCCCATGTCGGCCGGTCTGGGGTCGTCGGCGGCAGCGCTGGTGGGTGGGCTCGGGCTGGGCTTTGCGCTGGTCCGGGGTGGGCTGCTCACGGAGGATGACCTGTTGCTGGTCAACACCCACGCTGGCATCGCCGAGGGACACCCGGACAACTCCTCGGCCTCGGTGTATGGCGGGATGACCGTCTCGTGGATGCCCTCACCCACCACGGTCCGCACCGCGCAGCTCTGCGTGCACGAGGGCATCGAGCCGCTCGCGCTGCTGCCCGCCTCGACCCGGCTCTCCACGAGCACCGCCCGGGGGGTGCTGCCACCGGTGGTCTCCCGCGCCGACGCCATCGGGCAGGCCGCCAAGGCGGCGCTGCTGACCCACGCCATGACGACCGACCCCTCGCTGCTGCTGGACGCCACCGAGGATCGGCTCCACCAGGAGCAGCGACGTGGTGTCTATCCGGAGTCGATGGGTGTGGTCGATGAGCTGCGCTCACTCGGGCACGCCGCGGTGATCTCCGGTGCGGGTCCGGCTGTGCTGGTGCTCGCCCGCGCCGAGGTGGCTGACGCCGTCGTCACCGAGGTGCGCTCGTGGGGGAGGACCTGGCGGGTGCTGCGGCCTGGCGTTGCCGCCGAGGGCGTGCGGGTCGAGCGCTGA
- a CDS encoding CBS domain-containing protein, producing MRVSDILRKKGDSVVTLPSSTTVAELLEALDDHHIGAVVVVDDGAVVGIVSERDVIRHLHAGRDQSSGLSEIMTREVHSVTTRDDLNELAATMTERRIRHLPVIDDGALKGIISIGDVVKARLVALEAERDHLEGYLRRS from the coding sequence ATGCGCGTCTCTGACATCCTCCGCAAAAAGGGCGACTCGGTCGTCACCCTGCCCTCCAGCACCACTGTGGCTGAGCTCTTGGAGGCTCTCGACGACCACCACATCGGCGCCGTCGTCGTGGTCGATGACGGCGCGGTCGTGGGGATCGTCTCCGAGCGTGACGTGATCCGCCATCTGCACGCCGGGCGGGACCAGTCCAGCGGCCTGTCGGAGATCATGACCCGGGAGGTGCACTCCGTGACGACCCGGGACGATCTCAACGAGCTCGCGGCCACCATGACGGAACGGCGCATCCGACATCTCCCGGTCATCGACGACGGCGCCCTCAAGGGCATCATCTCGATCGGCGACGTGGTCAAGGCCCGGCTCGTCGCACTCGAGGCCGAGCGCGACCATCTGGAGGGCTACCTGCGCCGCTCCTAG
- a CDS encoding TetR family transcriptional regulator has protein sequence MDSSERSEPTESDSRSGAERIIEAAIDLFGRGGEHGTSLRAIAQQAGVSQALVVHHFGSKQGLLRACDHHVATVTKANKETTLAGGPQLDPFQTLRQLERSQPLLRYLARALTEGGERTHDLVDEFVADAQDYMRHAEEAGYVKPSATPRERTIVLVIWSMGALAMHEHVRRLLGVDFLADDAPPESLGPYLRPLLELFTQGLMQEGAFDQMAEMFEVPESIAHGSAPDHEHPEQQQSGSETPSTRAQRGKGESA, from the coding sequence GTGGACTCATCCGAGCGGTCCGAACCGACGGAAAGCGACAGCCGTAGCGGTGCGGAGCGGATCATCGAGGCGGCCATCGACCTCTTCGGCCGGGGTGGCGAGCACGGCACCAGCCTGCGTGCGATCGCGCAGCAGGCCGGGGTCTCCCAGGCGCTGGTGGTGCACCACTTCGGCTCCAAGCAGGGACTGCTCAGGGCGTGCGACCATCACGTGGCGACGGTGACCAAGGCCAACAAGGAGACGACGTTGGCCGGCGGGCCGCAGCTGGACCCGTTCCAGACCTTGCGGCAGCTCGAGCGGAGCCAGCCCCTGCTGCGCTACCTGGCGCGGGCGCTGACGGAGGGCGGCGAGCGCACCCATGATCTTGTGGACGAGTTCGTGGCCGACGCTCAGGACTACATGCGGCACGCCGAGGAGGCCGGCTACGTCAAGCCCAGTGCCACACCCCGTGAACGGACCATCGTGCTGGTGATCTGGTCGATGGGTGCACTGGCCATGCACGAGCACGTCCGCCGCCTGCTCGGCGTTGACTTCCTGGCCGATGACGCGCCACCGGAGAGCCTTGGCCCCTATCTGCGTCCCCTGCTGGAGCTCTTCACGCAGGGGCTCATGCAGGAGGGGGCCTTCGACCAGATGGCCGAGATGTTCGAGGTGCCCGAGTCGATCGCTCACGGGTCCGCCCCAGACCATGAGCACCCAGAGCAGCAGCAGTCAGGCAGTGAAACCCCGAGCACACGAGCACAGAGAGGGAAGGGTGAGTCAGCGTGA